A genomic stretch from Hemicordylus capensis ecotype Gifberg chromosome 5, rHemCap1.1.pri, whole genome shotgun sequence includes:
- the CAPZA3 gene encoding F-actin-capping protein subunit alpha-3 isoform X1 gives MCKGECKCLNCCRCLCCCCRGCKRCFRCCWRRCCKRRRKKRKKDSIDRRLDELIKELDELEKESEFEEFTEEYEPDELPENVDLAKEQKIKFICSLLQQAPPGEFTNVFEDLRILVQDDQLMRLEAAQVSAQHTRNNFTSVTLKGGNALVTRYNDLGGHRFFDPQIKLSFKFDHLSGRADKFLFHHDTIGDDAELWRATLNVALESYMTKHFLSGDCRVFKKNLTSSPFFVVCIEGHQYKPLDFWNGLWKSEWTFAFTPPATQIKGNIHLQIHYFKGANLHLTVNEAIEESITLINRAQFALDVTKLIEAEDNKFQIGLVEGLQTLSEEIWTGALRRQLPVTRTVIEWDKVLTSQSTEVQASGNDIPLSLLKCLL, from the exons ATGTGCAAGGGAGAGTGCAAGTGTTTGAACTGTTGTCGTTGtttatgctgctgctgccgtgGTTGTAAACGATGTTTCCGTTGTTGCTGGCGCCGCTGTTGTAAACGACGTCGTAAAAAACGAAAAAAGGATTCGATCGACCGTCGTTTGGATGAATTGATTAAAGAGTTGGATGAATTGGAAAAAG AGTCTGAATTTGAAGAGTTCACAGAAGAGTATGAACCAGATGAATTGCCTGAAAATGTTGACTTAGCTAAGGAACAGAAAATAAAATTCATCTGCAGTTTGCTACAACAGGCCCCACCAGGAGAATTCACCAATGTTTTTGAAGATCTCCGTATCTTAGTCCAGGATGACCAGCTCATGAGGCTGGAGGCTGCTCAAGTGTCTGCTCAACACACTAGAAACAATTTTACATCTGTGACACTCAAAGGGGGCAATGCCCTAGTGACTCGATACAATGATCTTGGAGGACATCGCTTCTTTGATCCACAGATCAAGCTTTCTTTTAAGTTTGACCACCTGAGTGGAAGAGCTGATAAATTTCTGTTCCATCATGACACCATCGGAGATGATGCCGAATTATGGAGAGCAACCCTCAATGTGGCTTTAGAGTCGTATATGACTAAACACTTCCTTTCAGGAGACTGCCGTGTGTTCAAAAAAAACCTGACAAGCAGCCCCTTCTTTGTGGTCTGCATTGAAGGCCACCAGTATAAGCCTTTAGATTTCTGGAATGGTCTTTGGAAATCAGAGTGGACGTTTGCCTTTACCCCACCTGCTACACAGATCAAGGGCAACATTCATTTGCAGATACACTATTTCAAAGGAGCGAACCTCCATTTGACAGTGAACGAAGCCATAGAAGAATCCATCACCTTAATTAACCGGGCCCAGTTTGCTTTGGATGTTACAAAATTAATTGAAGCTGAAGACAACAAATTTCAGATTGGTTTGGTGGAAGGCCTCCAGACCCTGTCAGAAGAAATATGGACTGGAGCACTCCGTCGGCAGCTCCCAGTCACTCGTACTGTCATCGAGTGGGATAAAGTGCTGACTAGTCAGAGCACAGAGGTGCAGGCATCTGGAAATGATATACCATTAAGTTTGCTGAAGTGTCTTTTGTGA
- the CAPZA3 gene encoding F-actin-capping protein subunit alpha-3 isoform X2, with amino-acid sequence MVFPHPTPTHYFALPSGSKSEFEEFTEEYEPDELPENVDLAKEQKIKFICSLLQQAPPGEFTNVFEDLRILVQDDQLMRLEAAQVSAQHTRNNFTSVTLKGGNALVTRYNDLGGHRFFDPQIKLSFKFDHLSGRADKFLFHHDTIGDDAELWRATLNVALESYMTKHFLSGDCRVFKKNLTSSPFFVVCIEGHQYKPLDFWNGLWKSEWTFAFTPPATQIKGNIHLQIHYFKGANLHLTVNEAIEESITLINRAQFALDVTKLIEAEDNKFQIGLVEGLQTLSEEIWTGALRRQLPVTRTVIEWDKVLTSQSTEVQASGNDIPLSLLKCLL; translated from the coding sequence AGTCTGAATTTGAAGAGTTCACAGAAGAGTATGAACCAGATGAATTGCCTGAAAATGTTGACTTAGCTAAGGAACAGAAAATAAAATTCATCTGCAGTTTGCTACAACAGGCCCCACCAGGAGAATTCACCAATGTTTTTGAAGATCTCCGTATCTTAGTCCAGGATGACCAGCTCATGAGGCTGGAGGCTGCTCAAGTGTCTGCTCAACACACTAGAAACAATTTTACATCTGTGACACTCAAAGGGGGCAATGCCCTAGTGACTCGATACAATGATCTTGGAGGACATCGCTTCTTTGATCCACAGATCAAGCTTTCTTTTAAGTTTGACCACCTGAGTGGAAGAGCTGATAAATTTCTGTTCCATCATGACACCATCGGAGATGATGCCGAATTATGGAGAGCAACCCTCAATGTGGCTTTAGAGTCGTATATGACTAAACACTTCCTTTCAGGAGACTGCCGTGTGTTCAAAAAAAACCTGACAAGCAGCCCCTTCTTTGTGGTCTGCATTGAAGGCCACCAGTATAAGCCTTTAGATTTCTGGAATGGTCTTTGGAAATCAGAGTGGACGTTTGCCTTTACCCCACCTGCTACACAGATCAAGGGCAACATTCATTTGCAGATACACTATTTCAAAGGAGCGAACCTCCATTTGACAGTGAACGAAGCCATAGAAGAATCCATCACCTTAATTAACCGGGCCCAGTTTGCTTTGGATGTTACAAAATTAATTGAAGCTGAAGACAACAAATTTCAGATTGGTTTGGTGGAAGGCCTCCAGACCCTGTCAGAAGAAATATGGACTGGAGCACTCCGTCGGCAGCTCCCAGTCACTCGTACTGTCATCGAGTGGGATAAAGTGCTGACTAGTCAGAGCACAGAGGTGCAGGCATCTGGAAATGATATACCATTAAGTTTGCTGAAGTGTCTTTTGTGA